In the genome of Propionispora hippei DSM 15287, one region contains:
- a CDS encoding reverse transcriptase/maturase family protein, with the protein MVRYNNLWEKVVNFDNIYSGYLEARKGRRYKAEIMSIGSRIERIIFQMIFELNTGEWRPQQYYEFECRTEVKRRIINAPTFRDRVFHHALVRIVKPLFEKKFIYDSYACRDGKGTHKAVARLQRFIRRAARQGDHVYVLQCDISKYYPSIDHDVLKRQIRRTISDKRLLEAWDRLIDGFNGDTEKGLPIGALTSQLCANIYLDPLDHFAKECIRAKMYLRYMDDFIFVSTNKAELKSILADVKWFIECHLKLKLNPKTAIFPANHGVDFAGYRTFKSRILPRKRNIKAAKIRFKGLSYKYRHGKASIEDVRSRVASFLGYTKHCKAHKTAASTLRWLVLRKGNK; encoded by the coding sequence TTGGTTAGATACAATAATCTTTGGGAGAAGGTTGTCAACTTCGACAATATCTACAGCGGGTATCTTGAAGCAAGGAAAGGACGACGGTATAAAGCGGAGATCATGAGCATAGGTAGCCGGATTGAGAGGATCATCTTTCAGATGATTTTCGAGCTGAACACCGGAGAATGGCGGCCGCAACAGTATTATGAGTTCGAGTGCCGGACGGAGGTAAAACGCAGGATCATAAACGCGCCGACCTTCCGAGACCGGGTATTTCATCATGCACTGGTGCGCATCGTGAAACCACTTTTTGAGAAGAAATTCATCTATGACAGTTACGCTTGCCGAGATGGCAAAGGAACTCATAAAGCGGTGGCACGTCTACAACGGTTCATCCGACGGGCAGCGAGGCAAGGCGACCATGTTTATGTTCTTCAATGCGATATATCGAAATACTATCCATCCATCGACCATGATGTGCTAAAGCGGCAGATCAGGAGGACGATAAGCGACAAGAGATTGCTGGAGGCATGGGACAGACTTATTGACGGTTTCAATGGCGATACTGAAAAGGGGTTGCCAATAGGAGCGCTAACGAGCCAGCTATGCGCCAACATATATCTTGACCCGCTCGATCACTTTGCGAAAGAGTGCATACGGGCGAAGATGTACCTGCGATACATGGACGATTTCATATTTGTTTCGACGAATAAGGCGGAGCTGAAAAGCATTCTTGCTGATGTGAAGTGGTTCATTGAATGCCATCTTAAGCTGAAGCTCAATCCCAAAACAGCTATTTTCCCGGCCAATCATGGAGTTGATTTTGCCGGCTACAGGACTTTCAAGTCCCGTATACTGCCGCGAAAAAGGAACATCAAAGCAGCGAAGATCAGATTCAAAGGCCTGTCTTATAAGTACAGGCACGGAAAGGCCAGTATTGAGGACGTGCGCTCCCGCGTAGCGTCCTTTTTGGGTTACACAAAACACTGTAAAGCACATAAGACAGCGGCCTCTACGCTGCGCTGGCTTGTGCTAAGAAAGGGGAATAAATAA
- the avd gene encoding diversity-generating retroelement protein Avd — MQHTNFDRARNPLILQTKFEEIQQYTHNALMQFPKKERFLLCAEIKNAVDETMHNIIRLRLKFFKKTTLQDIDIEVEYLRTLVREANTFGYISNGKLGEWMRSLDEAGRIIGGLVKYYKEKAAKK, encoded by the coding sequence GTGCAACATACCAATTTTGACAGAGCAAGAAACCCTCTTATTTTGCAGACAAAATTTGAGGAGATACAGCAATACACGCACAACGCGCTCATGCAATTTCCGAAAAAAGAGCGGTTTTTGTTGTGCGCCGAGATCAAGAATGCTGTTGACGAAACCATGCACAATATCATCCGATTGCGATTGAAGTTTTTCAAAAAGACCACGTTGCAGGATATTGACATTGAGGTTGAATATCTACGGACGCTGGTACGAGAGGCAAACACCTTCGGGTACATATCCAACGGAAAATTGGGCGAATGGATGAGAAGTCTTGACGAAGCAGGCCGCATCATTGGCGGCCTCGTCAAATACTACAAAGAGAAAGCAGCAAAAAAATAA
- a CDS encoding putative phage tail protein produces the protein MLNERGAEMMAMLPWYYQDSKIMNDIINSQSDEVVAVRATILHILQQFYVDTASADGIVLWEQELGLTPKEGATLALRKAQIKAKLQRPAIMTPLQIQSIINLFVDNRTARVIELPGTYHFRIDIPFGDLIWSAEMRQALEEAKPAHLGYSIRYTLMNGELDDTYLLTDDDLADMSVSATFIFEDTVPLGDNGRHKTLDGSWQLSGPVCLDGTWQLDGSLRLNGIPLDAVQLDNDFDELGPVEVNIAKGFEEPITTALQLNGSFALDGEYQLGEAPAPVDLGGGIEIDVVHQLDGSWQLDGGDINILDGSMQLNGDFDLSGGGIRLHTQTYTDSLKGSLSYRRPKKNAPYDITHPALYDTVSPPGEGLTAAVSVGGFEDDAAHFVAKLDGSMPLDGSWQMQENYFPLDAGGRIEIIEVHKLDGSWQLGGGFNNSLDGSWQLDGSKQIEGGIQLASISRCSGTL, from the coding sequence ATGCTGAATGAGCGCGGCGCTGAAATGATGGCAATGCTGCCTTGGTACTATCAGGACAGCAAGATCATGAACGACATAATCAATTCGCAAAGCGATGAGGTCGTGGCGGTTCGGGCAACGATCCTACACATATTGCAGCAGTTTTACGTCGATACGGCCAGTGCCGATGGCATAGTGCTTTGGGAACAGGAACTAGGGCTGACACCGAAGGAAGGGGCCACGCTGGCACTGCGAAAAGCGCAGATCAAGGCGAAGCTGCAGCGACCGGCCATAATGACACCTTTGCAGATTCAGTCAATCATCAATCTATTTGTAGATAACCGGACGGCCCGGGTGATTGAACTGCCGGGGACGTACCATTTCCGTATTGATATACCTTTTGGTGATTTGATATGGAGCGCAGAGATGCGGCAGGCGTTGGAGGAGGCGAAGCCAGCGCACCTTGGCTACTCAATACGCTACACGCTGATGAACGGGGAGCTGGACGATACATACCTGCTTACCGATGATGATTTGGCGGACATGAGCGTATCCGCAACCTTTATTTTTGAGGACACGGTACCGCTAGGAGATAACGGACGGCACAAAACATTGGACGGAAGCTGGCAGCTTTCCGGGCCGGTCTGCTTAGATGGGACGTGGCAGCTGGACGGCTCTCTTAGGCTCAATGGCATACCGCTTGATGCGGTACAGCTGGACAATGACTTTGACGAGCTGGGGCCGGTTGAGGTAAATATCGCGAAAGGTTTTGAGGAACCGATCACGACGGCCTTACAGCTCAACGGCAGCTTTGCCCTTGATGGTGAATACCAACTCGGGGAAGCGCCCGCACCGGTTGACCTTGGCGGTGGCATTGAGATTGATGTTGTCCATCAGCTGGATGGCTCTTGGCAGCTGGACGGTGGGGACATCAATATTCTTGACGGATCCATGCAGCTCAATGGAGATTTTGACCTTTCCGGCGGAGGAATCAGACTGCATACGCAGACCTATACGGACAGCTTGAAAGGGTCACTTTCCTACCGGCGGCCGAAAAAGAATGCGCCTTACGACATAACGCATCCAGCATTATACGATACCGTATCACCACCGGGCGAAGGGCTGACGGCAGCTGTTTCTGTTGGCGGGTTTGAGGATGATGCAGCTCATTTCGTCGCAAAGCTGGACGGCTCTATGCCGCTTGACGGTTCTTGGCAGATGCAGGAAAATTACTTCCCACTGGACGCTGGAGGCCGGATAGAAATAATCGAGGTTCACAAGCTGGACGGCAGCTGGCAGCTAGGCGGCGGATTCAATAATTCGCTGGACGGCTCTTGGCAGCTTGATGGCTCAAAACAGATAGAAGGAGGGATTCAGCTTGCTTCAATTTCAAGATGCAGTGGCACCCTGTAA
- a CDS encoding baseplate J/gp47 family protein, with protein sequence MMSDPDYLKDADTQEAAIRGRMLAKVTDTVDKSEGSYVWDSLSPVAIEMVFIRMALQKALKLGFAQTVDAENIDYLVMRAEEHGVYRKAATYATGSIHITGKPKTVVPSGLKLATEADADLGIKSIFFLTTESITIPDGGETDIPIKALAAGAAGDVSAGSIVLLATARKNVYSLTNPAATTGGTDDESLESLLSRYLEKVRNPGTSGNKADYKQWATSVNGVGEAHVIPLWNGEGTVKVVVLGADKKPAAVDIVAAVQAYINETAATGDRMAPIGATVTVVPASTVSMNLEATIVMNTSAGVALSAIQESLAAALEAYLSKMAFQTSTIRYSRIGAIILDQTGVVDYSSLTINGQTGNLALKEDEVAIVGTVTLHAE encoded by the coding sequence ATGATGAGCGACCCTGATTATCTGAAAGATGCGGACACGCAGGAAGCGGCGATCCGGGGCAGAATGCTTGCAAAGGTAACTGATACCGTTGACAAGTCCGAAGGAAGCTACGTTTGGGACAGCCTTTCCCCAGTGGCTATTGAGATGGTATTTATCCGGATGGCACTGCAGAAAGCCTTGAAGCTCGGATTCGCGCAGACAGTTGATGCTGAAAATATTGACTATCTCGTGATGAGAGCGGAGGAACACGGCGTATACCGTAAAGCGGCCACATACGCCACGGGCAGCATACACATCACCGGCAAGCCTAAGACCGTCGTTCCCAGCGGCTTAAAGCTGGCGACAGAGGCAGATGCAGACTTGGGGATCAAGTCAATATTCTTTCTGACGACCGAATCAATCACTATCCCGGACGGCGGCGAGACCGACATACCAATCAAGGCATTGGCGGCCGGGGCGGCCGGAGACGTTTCAGCGGGAAGTATTGTATTGCTGGCAACGGCAAGGAAGAACGTCTACAGCTTGACAAATCCGGCAGCAACGACGGGGGGAACCGATGATGAAAGCCTTGAATCATTATTATCTCGATACCTTGAGAAGGTCAGGAATCCGGGTACTTCCGGGAACAAGGCAGACTACAAGCAGTGGGCGACCTCCGTAAATGGCGTAGGAGAGGCCCATGTCATACCGCTATGGAATGGTGAGGGAACAGTAAAAGTTGTTGTCCTCGGGGCCGACAAGAAGCCAGCAGCGGTAGATATTGTCGCGGCAGTACAGGCCTATATCAATGAGACGGCAGCGACCGGAGACCGAATGGCACCGATTGGAGCTACCGTTACCGTGGTTCCGGCTTCAACAGTCAGCATGAACCTTGAAGCGACAATCGTTATGAATACGAGCGCCGGTGTGGCTCTATCTGCTATACAGGAGAGCTTGGCGGCGGCGCTGGAAGCATATCTATCTAAGATGGCCTTTCAGACCAGCACAATACGATACTCGCGGATTGGAGCAATCATACTAGACCAGACCGGCGTAGTAGATTATAGCTCGCTTACAATCAACGGGCAGACAGGCAATCTTGCCTTGAAAGAGGATGAGGTCGCCATAGTGGGGACGGTGACGCTCCATGCTGAATGA
- a CDS encoding DUF2634 domain-containing protein — protein sequence MAELFPTTGVADATYTDTAASDATTYGSTVQFDFEKHEFILSPTGKQKTVTGADAWGEWCVKALCTERFNYLVYSDNYGEELDTLIGKSRPHAVIESEIKRMTKDCLMCDARTANVDEFEFQWLTDGIMFSCRVTNTIGEAMTIWRKVVR from the coding sequence ATGGCTGAACTATTCCCGACGACGGGAGTTGCAGACGCGACATACACAGACACAGCAGCGTCCGACGCGACGACCTACGGCAGCACGGTACAATTTGACTTTGAGAAGCACGAATTTATATTGTCGCCGACCGGCAAACAGAAAACCGTAACCGGCGCTGATGCTTGGGGAGAATGGTGCGTCAAGGCACTTTGCACAGAGCGCTTCAATTATCTGGTATACAGTGATAACTACGGGGAGGAGCTTGATACCTTGATAGGCAAGAGCAGGCCCCACGCAGTCATTGAATCAGAGATTAAGCGCATGACGAAGGACTGCCTGATGTGCGATGCCCGGACAGCCAACGTGGATGAATTTGAATTTCAGTGGTTGACCGACGGGATCATGTTTTCTTGCCGGGTTACAAATACGATTGGTGAAGCCATGACGATATGGCGGAAGGTGGTGAGATGA
- a CDS encoding XkdQ/YqbQ family protein: MITPGVCKYDVILQNKYFLRECIQSLSLEDRLSEIAYCAKCKLAVPGNQFTGLPVITPGMEIRVSGTRFGESKYSYLIQPGVVWTFNIDNKARRNWDLTIYDRLIYLAKSDDQYLFEEGSTAASRIEQICSDWNIPVLSIPDTGVGLARDVVRAKSIWSIMQDQLKETAEKDGKLYTIRMQPDGLELFEIGSNKDPWVFEFPVNLVSVSQKQTLDGAVTKVKVLGKGSEGELAPVESETSADTDKYGTIQKVVQYKKGTDADTTSKKANNMLGGIQETVTVESIDINTIRNGDKVLVEGWPDGLYVISVRHTCGSPGKMQMELASLEYIKRKFYHAEKSV; this comes from the coding sequence ATGATTACGCCGGGAGTTTGCAAGTACGATGTGATTTTGCAGAATAAGTATTTCTTGCGTGAGTGCATACAGAGCTTGTCCCTTGAGGATAGGCTTAGTGAGATTGCATATTGCGCAAAGTGCAAGCTGGCAGTGCCGGGGAACCAATTTACCGGCCTGCCGGTCATAACGCCGGGAATGGAGATAAGGGTAAGCGGTACCCGGTTTGGGGAAAGCAAGTATTCCTACCTCATACAGCCCGGTGTGGTTTGGACATTCAATATTGACAATAAGGCGCGCCGTAATTGGGATTTAACCATATACGACCGCCTTATTTATTTGGCTAAATCAGACGATCAGTACCTCTTTGAGGAGGGCAGTACAGCGGCCAGCCGCATAGAGCAGATATGCTCTGACTGGAATATACCTGTGTTGAGCATTCCTGATACCGGAGTGGGGCTTGCTCGTGATGTTGTGCGGGCAAAATCTATTTGGAGCATCATGCAGGATCAGCTGAAAGAGACGGCAGAAAAAGACGGGAAGCTGTACACGATACGAATGCAGCCGGACGGTCTGGAGCTATTCGAGATTGGTTCAAATAAGGACCCTTGGGTATTTGAGTTCCCTGTAAATCTGGTTTCGGTGTCGCAAAAGCAAACCCTTGATGGTGCCGTGACAAAGGTCAAAGTCCTTGGCAAAGGCTCGGAAGGTGAGCTGGCACCGGTAGAATCAGAGACCAGCGCCGATACCGATAAGTACGGTACGATACAAAAAGTCGTGCAATACAAAAAAGGCACCGACGCAGATACGACAAGCAAGAAAGCGAATAATATGCTCGGCGGCATACAAGAGACCGTCACGGTCGAGAGCATTGACATCAATACGATACGCAATGGAGACAAGGTTCTAGTAGAGGGATGGCCGGATGGCCTGTACGTCATAAGCGTGCGGCACACTTGCGGCAGCCCGGGAAAGATGCAAATGGAGCTTGCTTCCCTTGAGTACATCAAAAGGAAGTTTTACCATGCAGAAAAATCCGTATAA
- a CDS encoding phage tail tape measure protein, which yields MADNNEFYRLNLVLKMDDRLSSAMSKVDGKVAKFNSNLSKTQKTVDKLGGSHAEPKVNVDTSKAEAQLNKTNKLLEQIAKKIAKPRVEAEDKTAPKVTAIQSRLRRLTSRAWRVTVGIKDEVSGKLGSMRNALSSPMGMLGVGMATMGIGSLVADSANEAMNFSAEISNIKALTQLPQDQIDKIRAKAMQLGKDTQFSTLQAAQGMTELLKAGVDVEDVMGGASQAMLDLATAGGLELPEAAEIMSTAMNAFHMRDAAHAADILAGAANASATDVHELRYALSMCSAVAAGVGMSFEDTNTALAVFAQNGLKGSDAGTSLKTMLSRLEPMTKTQYGAFEQLGLITEKGTSAFYDQEGKLRSLAEIADLLKTKLGGLTNEEQQKLLYEMFGSDAIRGGMILMREGADGVKKMFENMTHYTASDVAIEKMNNAKGAVERMKGSFENFQIEALAPMEPVIAKIAESLDALFNNDADGASNRVKDFADNILYLMECLENNEEFQQMDWGDKIVYVLDRMMEAIDKWASGPGGEQFGKVMTKLAEIGMRAFLAALLGLMKGSLNALMHGNLAGAAGLAMGASFLGAGTVLKGGYSLAKGAGRLAAGTSMGQRVAGTYEAAKGLASEGGSGGLMSRIKGAGFTAEMFGSKALGGLATLAKSPIVKGITKFAAPVGMAIDAYGVYNSGNKGAAIGGMAGRWGGMALGAKAGAAGGAAIGAGFAGVGAAPGAAIGGLLGGLGGFFAGDKIGTMMGQAAAALDFGPIKEKIIAEKDEIAYAAGQWFDSLPEKLGYAVGYAVTSLEELPGEASTYFGQLVDDAEAYMSELPGRIAAWWEQTVADAEAFGSSIVQDVSQFFSDLPTIADQKWSEVCNAVENWCSNTIAGIQNWFSQIPGIIGGYFDSAIATVKSKAGGLWSDFKIGLNAGSAAALGGHAEGGIFNQEHIARFAEGGKAEAVVPLDNSMRTQGLSVWQQAGQMLGVNADLFSGMMGTGYQPAMATAGGGSDSDGGGSGSNFNFNGMNINIGNNKSEDEMALSIGRRILAEIHQSFENRE from the coding sequence ATGGCGGATAATAACGAATTTTATAGGCTGAACCTCGTTTTGAAGATGGACGATAGGCTTTCAAGCGCAATGTCAAAAGTGGATGGAAAGGTTGCAAAATTCAACAGCAATCTATCCAAAACGCAGAAAACCGTCGATAAGCTCGGCGGCAGCCATGCGGAACCGAAGGTAAATGTCGATACATCTAAGGCCGAGGCCCAGCTGAACAAGACAAATAAGCTCTTGGAACAGATTGCCAAAAAGATCGCAAAGCCCCGGGTGGAGGCGGAGGACAAGACAGCACCAAAGGTTACGGCGATACAGAGCCGGTTGCGGCGGCTGACGAGCAGAGCTTGGCGGGTGACTGTAGGTATTAAGGATGAGGTTTCCGGGAAGCTAGGAAGCATGAGGAATGCGCTTTCTTCCCCGATGGGAATGCTTGGCGTGGGTATGGCGACCATGGGTATTGGTTCACTGGTTGCCGATTCTGCCAATGAGGCAATGAATTTCAGCGCCGAGATCAGCAATATCAAGGCCCTGACGCAGTTGCCACAAGACCAGATAGACAAGATACGCGCAAAGGCCATGCAGTTAGGCAAGGACACGCAATTCAGCACCTTGCAGGCAGCACAGGGCATGACGGAGCTGCTCAAAGCAGGTGTAGACGTTGAAGACGTAATGGGCGGGGCTTCGCAGGCCATGCTCGACCTTGCTACCGCTGGTGGGCTTGAATTGCCGGAGGCGGCAGAGATTATGTCAACGGCCATGAATGCGTTCCACATGAGAGACGCAGCTCACGCGGCGGATATTTTGGCAGGCGCGGCAAACGCTTCTGCTACCGACGTACACGAGTTGCGATATGCTCTCTCTATGTGTTCTGCCGTGGCGGCAGGCGTAGGAATGAGCTTTGAGGACACGAATACAGCCTTGGCCGTATTCGCGCAGAATGGGTTGAAAGGTTCCGATGCTGGCACATCACTGAAAACAATGTTGTCCCGGTTGGAGCCTATGACGAAAACCCAGTACGGGGCCTTTGAGCAGCTCGGACTGATTACGGAAAAGGGTACAAGTGCCTTTTACGATCAGGAAGGGAAGCTACGGTCCTTGGCTGAAATCGCCGACTTGCTGAAAACAAAGCTCGGCGGGTTGACGAACGAGGAGCAGCAGAAGCTACTTTATGAAATGTTTGGTTCCGATGCCATCCGTGGCGGCATGATACTGATGCGCGAAGGTGCAGATGGTGTCAAGAAAATGTTTGAAAATATGACGCATTATACCGCTTCTGATGTAGCAATCGAGAAGATGAATAACGCAAAAGGCGCTGTTGAGCGCATGAAAGGCAGTTTTGAGAACTTCCAAATCGAGGCGCTTGCACCAATGGAGCCGGTGATTGCGAAGATTGCAGAATCGCTGGACGCGCTGTTTAACAATGACGCTGACGGAGCTTCAAACCGCGTGAAAGATTTTGCCGACAATATTCTGTACCTGATGGAATGCCTTGAGAATAACGAGGAATTTCAGCAGATGGACTGGGGCGATAAGATTGTTTACGTCCTTGACCGGATGATGGAGGCAATCGACAAATGGGCAAGCGGCCCGGGTGGCGAGCAATTTGGCAAGGTAATGACGAAGCTCGCCGAAATAGGTATGCGGGCCTTCTTGGCTGCCTTGCTGGGATTGATGAAAGGTTCACTCAATGCCCTGATGCACGGGAACCTTGCCGGGGCAGCCGGGCTTGCTATGGGTGCTTCTTTCCTCGGGGCTGGAACCGTCCTAAAGGGTGGGTACAGCTTGGCGAAGGGAGCCGGGAGACTGGCAGCTGGTACTTCTATGGGCCAGCGGGTAGCCGGAACTTATGAGGCTGCGAAAGGTCTTGCAAGTGAAGGCGGCAGCGGTGGCCTTATGTCGCGAATAAAAGGCGCAGGCTTTACGGCTGAAATGTTTGGAAGCAAAGCCCTTGGCGGCTTGGCCACTCTTGCTAAATCGCCGATTGTAAAGGGGATCACTAAATTCGCGGCCCCAGTTGGTATGGCGATTGATGCTTACGGCGTATACAACTCTGGCAATAAGGGCGCTGCTATTGGCGGTATGGCCGGACGTTGGGGCGGTATGGCGTTAGGAGCAAAGGCAGGAGCAGCCGGAGGCGCTGCGATAGGCGCTGGATTTGCTGGTGTAGGGGCAGCGCCGGGAGCCGCTATTGGTGGATTGCTTGGCGGCCTTGGTGGATTCTTTGCTGGCGATAAAATCGGTACAATGATGGGGCAGGCAGCGGCCGCTCTTGATTTCGGGCCGATCAAAGAGAAGATTATCGCTGAAAAGGATGAAATCGCATACGCTGCCGGGCAGTGGTTTGATTCCCTGCCGGAGAAACTTGGCTATGCTGTTGGCTACGCTGTTACTTCATTGGAGGAATTGCCGGGAGAGGCTTCTACATACTTCGGGCAGCTGGTTGATGATGCGGAGGCTTACATGAGCGAATTGCCGGGCAGGATAGCTGCTTGGTGGGAACAGACTGTAGCGGATGCAGAGGCTTTTGGCAGCAGCATAGTGCAGGACGTTTCCCAATTCTTTTCAGACCTACCGACAATTGCGGATCAGAAATGGTCGGAGGTATGCAATGCGGTTGAGAACTGGTGCAGTAATACGATAGCTGGAATACAGAACTGGTTCAGCCAGATACCGGGTATAATCGGTGGCTACTTTGACAGCGCTATTGCCACGGTTAAGAGCAAGGCGGGAGGACTTTGGTCTGATTTCAAGATTGGATTGAACGCCGGATCGGCGGCTGCCCTTGGCGGCCATGCTGAAGGCGGCATATTCAATCAGGAGCATATTGCGAGATTCGCCGAAGGTGGCAAGGCAGAGGCTGTTGTACCTCTGGACAATTCCATGCGGACGCAGGGCCTTTCTGTTTGGCAGCAGGCCGGGCAGATGCTTGGCGTAAATGCTGACTTGTTCTCTGGAATGATGGGAACTGGTTATCAGCCAGCAATGGCAACAGCCGGTGGTGGTTCAGACAGCGACGGCGGAGGAAGCGGCAGCAATTTCAATTTCAATGGCATGAATATAAATATTGGTAACAATAAGAGCGAGGATGAAATGGCGCTTTCTATCGGCCGGAGAATCCTTGCAGAGATTCACCAGAGCTTTGAGAACAGGGAGTGA
- a CDS encoding phage tail assembly chaperone, translating to MATNKELEIKEDMEESDIITRLLAASAEEVPTMTIPLKRLGVPVTLKALTGKQVSRCRDHNTTTIKTKQGPKEKVDNEGFMIGLISLSTVKPDWGDPKLIEKFHSSSGDEVIKRLLLGGEISLLGEAVLDVSGYNVDLDDVKNS from the coding sequence ATGGCTACGAATAAAGAGCTGGAAATCAAAGAGGACATGGAAGAAAGCGACATCATTACCCGCCTTTTGGCGGCCAGCGCGGAGGAAGTACCGACAATGACAATCCCACTGAAGCGCCTTGGCGTGCCGGTGACGCTGAAAGCCCTGACTGGTAAGCAGGTTTCCCGATGCCGCGATCACAATACGACGACGATCAAGACTAAGCAGGGGCCGAAGGAAAAAGTGGACAATGAGGGATTCATGATTGGCCTTATTTCCCTCTCTACGGTAAAGCCAGATTGGGGAGATCCGAAGCTCATTGAGAAGTTCCATTCTTCGAGCGGAGATGAGGTTATCAAGCGCCTTTTGCTTGGCGGGGAAATTTCCCTGCTGGGTGAGGCGGTGCTTGATGTTTCGGGATACAATGTAGACCTTGACGATGTAAAAAACTCATAA
- a CDS encoding phage tail tube protein, protein MSFDSVRAVVGTFGFIYKEGKWLSQYNKAKASVDIGKAEIKPAGDRWVRHKVISLKGTGSISGYKVTDELLQEVGVVAHSDKPSMRTELIFKLDDPEAFGAERIRLQNVMFDKIDLANWEHSKEIEEEWPFTFEGYELLDPIEES, encoded by the coding sequence ATGTCTTTTGATAGTGTGCGTGCCGTCGTTGGTACGTTTGGATTTATCTATAAAGAGGGCAAATGGCTTTCACAGTACAATAAGGCGAAGGCCAGTGTCGATATTGGCAAGGCTGAAATCAAGCCTGCTGGCGACCGCTGGGTACGCCACAAAGTCATTTCGCTGAAAGGCACGGGCAGCATCAGTGGCTACAAGGTTACGGATGAGCTGTTACAGGAGGTTGGAGTAGTTGCTCATAGTGATAAGCCTTCCATGCGTACAGAGCTTATCTTTAAGCTGGACGACCCGGAAGCGTTCGGGGCAGAGAGGATACGACTGCAGAACGTCATGTTCGATAAGATTGACCTTGCGAACTGGGAACACTCGAAGGAAATTGAGGAAGAATGGCCGTTCACCTTTGAAGGCTACGAGCTGCTTGACCCGATTGAAGAATCATAA